The genome window CCCATTAAGCAGTGCTGATATATACGATGAAAACAATAATAAGCGCTTGCAAGTATCAGCATTTAATAGTTCAGCGAGCGAAATTGATGAGTGGCAATTTAGCAAAGCATTTACCCAAGAGTCGCCGAGTAAACGCCTTTATTTACTTTCAGAACCTGTAAGTTTTTGCGTTGAAGGGCAGTATTTATATAGATATACCAATTACGGTTTTACTGTTAATCAATTAGATGCCGTGAGCTTACAAATAAGCAGTGGTGTTAAACGTGATTTATTAGGTATTTACATTGCCAATAATTTAGCGAGCGATTTATTTTTTACTCTTGATGCGCTCTCCCTACAAAGAAACGCTGTGCTTAATGTGAATGCGCAAATGCAATTTAACGATACTGAAGTAATGAACTTTAACCATGAGGTACATATTCCTAATGTACCTTAAAAAAAATCCTCACGGAAAAGCCTTACCCAGTAAACAAAAAGGGAACTTAATAATTGTTTCTTTAGTAATTATTGTTGCTTTATTAGCACTAGGATTAGCATTAGTTAAAGTGCTTTCTGGTGCATCTCAACAAAATACGATTGAGTATTATGGGGCTCGCGCTTTTATGGCAGCACAAAGCGGCCTAGAAAGTGGTTTAACGCAACTATTTCCAACAAATAGCTCAGTTCAAAGCTGTACATCAGTTACTACTGATTTAACCTTCCAAACTGCATATTTAGCTAACTGTAAAGTAGTGGTGAGTTGCGATGAATATATAGACTTACCTGATAGCAGTACAACCAACGGGCTTGTGAATATATATTACTTACAAAGCAGTGCAACGTGCGCCGCAATTGATTGCCCTGCAGGGAGTAGCTGCAGAAAAGATTATTGGCAAACACAAAGAACGCTCAGTGTGGAGGCTAAAACTTTACCATGATGAAAAACGCATTGGTCATTATATTTTTTAGCTGCGTGTTACTTTGTAATTACGCAAATGCAGTGCCTCCAAAAATCGAGGGCCGTTATATAGAACTGCAAGATACATATACATCGCCTGTTTGGACAAAAGTTAATTTTCAACAGCAATATATAACGCCTCCTGCTGTTTTTATGCTCTCAACAAACCAAGGCGGAAACCCTGCAATAATAAGAATACGTAATATAACCACAACTAGCTTTGAGGCCTTACCGCTTGAACCTTCAGGAGAGGATGGTGGACATATTAGTATGGGGGCGCACTATTTAGCTGTTGAGTATGGTGTGCATCAATTTCCAGACGGCACAATTATGGAAGTAGGTAATACTGATCTATTGCTCGAATTACAGTATGGCTCTAAGTCTGGTTTTGCTCCACTAACACCTAAAGGCTATAAGCCTTTAACATTTGCTGAACCGTTTACTCAAAGGCCAAACTTTTTTCATTCGTTACAAACACTCAATAGCATAGACAGCAATCCACCAACGCAAGCATTAATACCATTTTTAACAGTTGCAGTTGAAAGTAATTCTCTATCTGCCAGCGGCGTTAATATTGCTTTAGAAGCATCTGAAACAGCACTTGGGCTTATAAAAACCGAAACTGTTGCTTATATGGCCGTAGAGCCAGGAAGTAACCGCACATTTTCTGACGATAATGGCGTTGAGGTATCGTGGGAAACTTTTTTCACAGGCTTTGAAGTTGACGGTTGGAGCAATGGCTGTAATTACTTTAGTTTTACTAATAATTTTAGTGTGGCTCCGTTAGTTGTAGCAAGTAAAAACTCACGCCAAGAAGATGATGGCGGGTGGCTACGCAGCTGTAACCTAAGGACCGACAGGTTAGGGCTAGTTGTTGACGAAGATCGTGATGGCGATAACGAGCGCCGTCACGTAAACGAGGAAGCATCAATACTCGCCATGACCAGTACCTTTGTATTTAATGGTGATATTTTAGATTGTGATACGTTATTCCCGGGCGCTATTTCTACTTATAACAATGGTGAAGTGCAGCTGGTGCAGGGAGTAGAAATAACCGATGGTAATGCGCAGTTTGTCACCACCACAAGTTTAATTTCTACAGCGCTGACGAGCCCTCCATTGTGTAATGGTCAGGCGTGTGTTGCTGGTGGTTATAACTCTTTAGAACCGAATCAAGCGGCGCAGGTGCCAACGGTTACAAATGATGGTAGCTCAACAGGACCCGTACCTACTTCTTTAGCTGGCGACTATTATTACGATGAGTTGCAGTTAAGTATGCTGGAAACAGAGTACAGAGTAACAGCGCCTACACGTATTTTTTTAAAAGACACAACCTCACTTCTATCAACTTCATTTTTGAATATAGGTAAAACCAATATAGTAGTAGAAACTGGCGCGTACTTGGCTATTTATGTGGATGGTGCGGTTGCTATTGCAGCCGATGCAAATATTGCGGGCTATATTGTTGCAACTGGTGAGGTAAGAATCGCTCAAAATGTAACGTATCAGGGATCAATTACATCGGCTACTCAAATTATTACCGAAGGGAGCTCAACGTTTGACGCTCTACCAGTACCCGAAAGTATCCCTGGTTTTTGTGGTATTTATACACCAGAAACACTGGATCATTATCGTTTAACAATAAGCGATAACAAAGGTCTAACGTGTGAAGCTAAAGAAATGACACTAACAGCCTGCGCTAATGATGCCTGCGATTTATTATTTGCGGAACCCTCTAGTTTAAACCTTTCTCCAGATAATAGTGGTCAGCAAAGTTGGGTTACGGGGGAGAATATTAATTTTACAGGATCAGCGGTTGTCGAATTTGCTAAACGCACCACAGGCAGTGTTACATTTGGATATAACACTGCGGATCCTTCTGCACCTCTTCGTTGTTATATCGGTGGTAATAATGTTGGTTTGAGTGGCTGTAAAGTTACGTTTTCTGATGCTGGATTTATTTTTAATAATGATACTGATGGAAATACTACAATTCCAACTCAGTTATCAGCAAAGCCTTCAAATACTGGATTTAATGCAAAAGCGCTATTTATTCAAGCGGTAAAAACAAATACCACTACGGGCGTATGCGAAGCTGCATTTCCCGCTGGTGGCGATGTAAGCTTAGATTTATCGTATAAATGCAGTGCTGGTGCAAGTTGCTCTGATACAGTTTCACTTAGTAATAACAATAATACCTTTGCGGTAGAGCAAGCCTCTAAATCATTCATACTTAACTTTGATAGTGAGTCTAAAGCCCCGATTGTTATAAATTACCCCGATGCAGGAAAGTTGAGTTTAAATGTAAATACCAATTTAATTTTAGACCCACTAACTAATTTATCAGTAAATCTAACAGGTAGTTCAAATGAATATGTTGTAAAGCCATTCGGATTAGCGATGGAAGTTGCAAGTGATGGTTATGCAGCAGACGCTGATGGGAGTTTATTTAGACTAACGGGCGAAGTATTTGATTTGAAAATGAATGCGGTGCAGTGGCAAACAGGGCAAGACACTAACAACGATGGTTTCCCAGACAACTACAGCAATATTACAAATAACATCATTGCCAAGCATTTTATTACAGAGCAACCACTTGTAGAGGCATTACTTAAAGCGCCTACGCCAGGCATTCAAGGTACGCTTGAAGCGATGAGCACTGTTGCCTTTAGTGACACAGGTAGTTTGAGTGAATCTATATCGCAATATAATTACGACCAAGTTGGCATCATTGATTTAACAGCAGGCCTTCAAGATGCCGATTATTTTGGTGCGGGAGATGTAAAAGGTGAGCTATATAACGTTGGTCGTTTTGCACCTTCGCAGTTTCAGGTAGTGGGGGTTCAAGCTGCCGCGCAATGCACGCAATACGGCAGTAATTTAACTTACCTTGATCAACCTTTTGAACTTGGCTTTACAGTACAAGTACAAAATCAAAATGGTGAGCTAATGGCTAATTATAAAGCGGGCTTTGATAAATCAAGTGTAGACGTTAATGCCGAAAATAATGAAGTAGGTAACTATGTACCTGCAACTAATTTTACTAGCCGCTTAGTAAACCTAGGAAATAACAACTGGGGAGATACAAGCGATGGTCAATGGCAAATGAGCCAACTCAACACGACACTTAAAAGATTAGGTGTAGGGCAAGCAGACGGACCGTTCGCTATGGTGAGCTTAATGGCAACGCTTTCTAACATAGAAGGAGCAACACTCATTGATGCAAATGATAAACCTAATACACAAACAGCATGCTCGGGTGGTTGTAATAGCGTACGACTAAATGCATTACCGATAGAGTTTAGGTTTGGACGTTTAGTCCTTGGCAATAACGCAGGCTCCGATCTCGACCCTTTACTTATTCCTATGCAGGCTCAGTATTACAACGGCAGTGGATTTGTAAATAACGCTGAAGATAACTGTAGTGTATTTGATCATACCCAAATCACTCAAATATCACCTAGCAGCCCACAATTAACCTATAAATATGGGACTGGTGTATCTGGCCAGCTAGAAGCGGGAGTGTATCCTGCAAACAATGGTATTTATGCACAGCCAAATGGTTTGGGTGAATTTACCTTAGAATATAATACTTATGATTGGTTAAAGTGGGATTGGCAGGGCGATGGAACACAGCTTGATCCTCGTACTATTTTACAATTTGGACGCTTTAGAGGAAATGATCGGGTTATTTACTGGCGTGAAACACGCGAATAGTTGTAAACTAATATAATAATTGAACAAAGCTTGTGTTTTGTGCTGCAAGTACATAGCATAAGGCTTTAATTATAAAAAATAATAACGACCAAATAATTGCCGCTTTTTGGGACTGGAATATATGCGAATTACTCCTTTATCTCTGTTAATTTCAGCTAGTTTGTTAGCTAGTAGTGCATTTGCACAAGACACAGCTACAGTGACTGGAATTGACTCAGAGATTAGTGTTAAACAGACAGAATACGATAACTCGACAAGAATACTTGAAAAACATCTTAAAGAAGAAAGTCAGTTACAAAATCAATTAGAGCTACTTCGTTCTCGTTCTACAGAGCTAGATAAAGAAAAAAACCAAGCGCTCGATGCGATGAACGAAATGTACCGTCGTTTAATTGACGATCCCACTATTAATATTAGTGCGGCTCAATCACGCTATCAAAAAGCGGTGATTGATCATAAGCAAAATAAAGATGACATTTCTATGCAGTTGGCGGCAATTGCATCCCACCGTAAAGATATAGAACAAATTCGTGTTGCTAAGCATACGCTTTTAAATACATTAGAAAGTTTAAAAGAGCAGTTAACTACAGCCCGCGTAGAGCGTTTACGTAACGAGTTTACACGTGAAGGTACGCTTGAGGTTAACCACACTATTAACTGTAAGCGAACAGAAACGCTAGCAGCATGTGAGCAACGCGGTCAGCAAATGGGTCTACAAAAAGCAACTAAACGCTTTGTTGATCAAATTTTTGCAAATCTAACAGAAGAGCGCATTGTTGAGCCAAAACGTAATTTGGCGGGCGCTCAAGTACAAATATTAAGTAGCCATGTAGTTAACAGTGCATTTAGCGGTCAAGGTAATTACAACGTTAACTTAAGTGTAACTATGCGCGGCGAAGTTAATAGCAGCCGTTTATGTAGCTTATTAAGCATAGATAACCGCTATTGTTCTGAGTACGGCACGCCACTTACGGCTGCTTATCAACCAGCGTATAACAATACATTTACCGATAGTCAGTTAACATTCAGTAATAGCGCGGATAATAGCAACACAGTGTCGGTTTCTCGTTTAAATGAGCAGCCAGTACGTGATTATTCAGTTAAACCTGCATCGGTGAAAAAAGATTACCCTTCTATCCTTAATAAGAAGAAGGATCAATCGGTAGAGCTGACATTACGATCAAACGTATACGACGATGAAGTGTTTATCGATGGTGTAAGCTTTGGCTCAACACGCTTGATTACACGTTTACCGCCGGGCATTCATAACATTGAAATACGTAAACTTGGTTATAAACCTTATCAAGCACGTGTTGATTTGAATAAAGCGCAAACAATTAATGCAAATTTAGTAAAAAAGCCTAAGTCGATTGCTGCACCGACCTATACTCGAGAGCAACCAGAAGTAACAACACGCCAGGTTAGTGAAAACGTTAATGTATTAAATGCAAACGTTGAAACGCCGGTTGTCGTTATTCCTGCAGGCAAATTTAAAATGGGCGATATTAACGGCAATGGTTTAGCTAATGAACGTCCAGTAATTGAAAAAGTAATAGCAAATTCTTTCGCTATGCAAAGTAAAGAAGTAACCGTGGGTGCCTACGAAAAGTTTGTAGCAAATACAGGTTATAAAACTCAAGCGGAAAAAAATAAAGGGTGTGCGTATTATTTAAATGGCGAACCAGTATGGGAAGCAAATTTAAATTGGCGTAATCCTGGTTTTGAGCAAGGCAGTGACTTTCCTGCTGTATGTTTAACTTATAACGATGCAAAAGCTTACGCTGAGTGGTTATCTGGTCAAACAGGACAGCAATTTCGTTTACCTAACGAAGTTGAGTGGGAATACGCAGCACGCGCAGGAACTGAAACAGAATACCCTTGGGGTAACGAAATTGGTAAAAACCTAGCTAACTGTGGTTGGTGTGGTAGTGAATGGTCAAACAGACGTGCATCACCAGTAGGTTCTTTTTCTCCAAATGCATTTGGATTATACGATACCGTAGGCAATGTATGGGAATGGACCGATAAAGAATCAGGTGAGTCTGATGTAGCAGTAAGAGGCGGAGCGTGGAACTTTGCACCAAGCCTTGCTCGTGCATCTACGCGTTTAATTTTAGCGCCTGATTTTAGATCTAACTACATTGGTTTTCGCTTAGTTCGCGAACGATAAAACTCAATTAAGGAAGCTTTGCTTCCTTTTTTCACAAATTCACAAAGGCGCTGCGCTTTATATTGCTCATATAGTTGAGCATGTTAAAGTGAGGCAGCTAATATAAGAACGTATTTCAAAGGTCATCCAGCCTCATGTTTAAAAAACTCCGTGGTATTTTTTCTAACGATCTATCGATCGACTTGGGTACAGCCAATACCCTAATTTATGTAAAAGACGAAGGCATTGTATTAAATGAACCTTCTGTTGTTGCTATCCGCCAAGAGCGTGCTGGTGGACCTAAAAGTGTTGCATCTGTAGGTACAGAAGCAAAGCTTATGTTAGGTCGTACACCGGGTAATATAAAAGCGATTCGTCCAATGAAAGACGGTGTTATTGCTGACTTTTTTGTAACAGAAAAAATGTTACAACACTTCATTAAACAAGTGCATAACAATAACTTTATGCGTCCAAGTCCGCGTGTACTAATTTGTGTACCGTGTGGTGCTACTCAAGTAGAAAAACGTGCAATACGTGAATCTGCAATGGGTGCAGGTGCTCGTGAAGTTTACTTAATTGAAGAACCAATGGCAGCAGCTATTGGCGCAGGCTTACCAGTATCAGAAGCAACAGGCTCTATGGTTGTTGATATTGGTGGTGGTACAACTGAAGTTGCTATTATTTCACTTAACGGCGTTGTTTACTCATCATCTGTTCGTATTGGTGGTGATAAGTTTGACGAAGCTATTATTAATTATGTACGCCGTAACTTTGGTAGCTTAATTGGTGAAGCGACAGCTGAAAATATTAAGCATCAAATTGGCTCTGCGTTTAAAACTGATGAACCAATCGAAATTGAAGTACGTGGCCGTAACCTTGCAGAAGGTGTCCCGCGTTCGTTCACACTTAACTCACACGAGATCCTAGAAGCCCTACAAGAGCCATTGATGGGTATTGTGAGTGCAGTAATGGTTGCTCTTGAGCAATCACCACCAGAGCTTGCATCAGATATTTCTGCGCACGGCATGGTACTTACTGGCGGTGGCGCATTGCTAAAAGATTTAGACCGTTTATTAATGGAAGAAACGGGCATCCCGGTTGTTGTAGCCGATGACCCACTTACATGTGTTGCACGTGGTGGTGGTAAGGCACTTGAAATGATAGATGTTCATGGTGGTGACGTTTTTAGTTACGACTAATGAAATTAATGTTTGGACGCACAGTCTCTTTGCAACTGCGACTTTTTGTCGCAGTGCTTTTGAGTATCGTACTCATTGTTGGAGACAGATATACGCAAGGTGGTACCGTTGTTCGTACCAGCCTCAATACCTTAGTTAGCCCACTAATTTATGTTGCTAATTTACCCTACGAATTATTTAGCTTAAGTGCTAAAAGCCTGCATACGCGAGAGCAACTTCTTACTGAAAACGAAGCGCTGAAAAAAAAGCAAATGCTACAAAGCGAGCAACTTCAGCAGTATCAATTTCTAGCCAGAGAAAATCAAAAACTACGCGCCTTATTAGGCTCATCTGCAAAACAATCAAATCGTAAAATTATTGCTCAAGTACTTTCTGTGCATTCAAACCCGTATAGCCATCAAGTTGTTATAAATCGTGGTACCACCGATGGACTTAGTGAAAGCCAAGCCGTAATTGATGAGATGGGTGTAGTGGGGCAATTAACTAAAGTAGGGTCAACTACGTCACGCGTATTACTCATGACCGACACTACGCATGCCACACCTGTGCGTATACTGCGTAACGATGTACGAACGGTTGTTGAGGGCATAGGTAAAATTAACGTCGTTAAGCTCTCTCACGTTCCGCACAGCTTAGATGTGCGAATTGGCGATGTACTTGTTACATCAGGATTAGGTGGCACATTCCCTGAGGGATACCCGGTGGCTGTAGTAACCGAAATAAACCGTGATGAAGGCCGCCCGTTTGCACAAGTTTTTGCAGAACCTATTGCGCAATTAGATCGCATTCGTTTGCTGGTTATTTTATGGCGTAATCAACAGGAGCAAATCAGCGATGATTAACCGTTATTCATTGTTAATTGCGCTAAGCATCTTTTTTGCGTTAATAATGGCATTAATGCCGCTCCCTTTTTCGTTTGAACCATTTAGACCTGACTGGGTTTTACTTGTACTTATGTATTGGTCGTTGGCAGTACCGCATCGTTTAAATATTGGTACTGCTTGGGTTGTTGGTTTATTAATAGATTTAGCATCTGGCTCACCGCTAGGTGTGAACTCGCTTACATTTTCAATATGTATATTTGTAACCGCGAGCAACTTTCAAAAAATTCGTAACTTTTCGCTTTGGCAACAAAGCTTATTAATTGGTTTGTTTTTAACGCTGTATCATTTAATGCAGTTTTGGCTAAATCACTTTTTGTTAGGGGTTTACTTTAATCCACAGTATTTATGGCCAGTAGCAACCGGAATGGTTAGTTGGTTTTGGGTGTTCTTACTACTTCGTAAATATCGCAGACATTTTAGGATCAGGTAATGACTACCGCAGTATATTTGGCATCAGCCTCTCCCCGTCGTAAAGAGTTATTAAGCCAATTAGGTGTCGAATTTACACAATTTAGTGTTGATGCAGATGAAAGTCCACTTCCAAACGAGCAACCTAGAGCACTTGTTGAGCGTTTAGCTCGCTTGAAAGCCCAAAGCGGTGTAGAGCTTGGATATACCGATCGCCCTGTACTTGGTAGTGATACCGTGGTTGTTATCGATAACGAATCACTGGGTAAACCTCGTGATAAAAACGATTTTATACACACATTAAAACGTTTATCAGGTAACACACATCAAGTACTTACCGCAGTAGCATTTGCGACGCAAAATGATGTGCTTAGCTGTGTTGTAAGCACAGATGTCACCTTTAAAACTTTAACTGATGAAGAAATAAATACCTACTGGGATTCTGATGAGCCACAAGATAAAGCCGGTGGCTACGGTATCCAAGGTTTAGGCGGCCGCTTTGTAACTCACATTGCGGGTAGCTATTTTTCTGTTGTAGGCTTACCTTTATATGAAACCGAACAATTATTAAAAACATTCTTAAGAAGGTAACATGAGTACAGAATTACTGATCAATGTCACACCGAGCGAAAGCCGTGTTGCCCTAATAGAAAACGGTGTACTGCAAGAAATACAGCTAGAGCGAATTGGTAATCTAGGTATTGTAGGCAATATTTACCTAGGAAAAATAAGCCGTGTACTTCCGGGTATGCAGGCTGCTTTTGTTGATATCGGCCTTGAAAAAGCGGCATTTTTGCATGCATCCGATATTGTAAATAGTGCCTCTATTGTTGAAGGCGTAGACGACGTACCAATAAAAAAAGTACAAGACATTAGAGAGTTAGTTCGTCAAGGCCAATACATTATGGTGCAAGTGGTAAAAGATCCGCTAGGCACAAAAGGTGCAAGACTCACCACTGATATAACTATTCCTTCTCGCTATTTAGTGTTTATGCCAGATGCGACCCATGTCGGGGTTAGTCAGCGCATTGAAACTGAAGAAGAGCGTTCACGCCTTAAAAAAATAGTCGCAGAATATGGCGATGAAAATGGCAGCTTTATTGTACGTACAGCAGCCGAAGGCGCTAGCGAAGCAGAATTACGACACGATGCCGGTTTTTTAAGAAAACTGTGGGAAAAAATTACGGCTCGTCGCAAAAAAACCAGTAAGGCCAGTATTCTACACGAAGATTTAACGCTTGCCTTTAGAACCCTACGTGACTATGTAGGCGAAGATATGGAACGCATTCGTGTTGACTCTAAACTTACTCATGAAGAGCTAAAGTTATTTACTGAAGAGTTTGTTCCACAACTGTCTCAAGTACTCGAATACTATCCAGGTGAGCGACCTATATTTGATTTGTTTGACGTTGAAAACGAAATTCAAAAAGCACTACATCGTAAAGTCACGCTAAAATCTGGTGGTTATATAATTATTGACCAAACAGAAGCAATGACGACTGTTGATGTTAATACAGGTGCATTTGTAGGACATCGTAATTTAGAAGAAACAATTTTTAATACCAACGTAGAAGCAACCTCTGCAAT of Pseudoalteromonas arctica A 37-1-2 contains these proteins:
- the rng gene encoding ribonuclease G, with translation MSTELLINVTPSESRVALIENGVLQEIQLERIGNLGIVGNIYLGKISRVLPGMQAAFVDIGLEKAAFLHASDIVNSASIVEGVDDVPIKKVQDIRELVRQGQYIMVQVVKDPLGTKGARLTTDITIPSRYLVFMPDATHVGVSQRIETEEERSRLKKIVAEYGDENGSFIVRTAAEGASEAELRHDAGFLRKLWEKITARRKKTSKASILHEDLTLAFRTLRDYVGEDMERIRVDSKLTHEELKLFTEEFVPQLSQVLEYYPGERPIFDLFDVENEIQKALHRKVTLKSGGYIIIDQTEAMTTVDVNTGAFVGHRNLEETIFNTNVEATSAIARQLRLRNLGGIIIIDFIDMVSEDHKRRVLHSLESALAKDRTKTNINGLSALGLVEMTRKRTRESLEHILCDVCPACSGRGSQKTVETVCYEILREIVRVNRAYAADKFMVYAAPAVSEALLNDEYHNLAELELFIGKQVNIQTESLYSQEQFDVVMM
- a CDS encoding H-type lectin domain-containing protein, whose protein sequence is MMKNALVIIFFSCVLLCNYANAVPPKIEGRYIELQDTYTSPVWTKVNFQQQYITPPAVFMLSTNQGGNPAIIRIRNITTTSFEALPLEPSGEDGGHISMGAHYLAVEYGVHQFPDGTIMEVGNTDLLLELQYGSKSGFAPLTPKGYKPLTFAEPFTQRPNFFHSLQTLNSIDSNPPTQALIPFLTVAVESNSLSASGVNIALEASETALGLIKTETVAYMAVEPGSNRTFSDDNGVEVSWETFFTGFEVDGWSNGCNYFSFTNNFSVAPLVVASKNSRQEDDGGWLRSCNLRTDRLGLVVDEDRDGDNERRHVNEEASILAMTSTFVFNGDILDCDTLFPGAISTYNNGEVQLVQGVEITDGNAQFVTTTSLISTALTSPPLCNGQACVAGGYNSLEPNQAAQVPTVTNDGSSTGPVPTSLAGDYYYDELQLSMLETEYRVTAPTRIFLKDTTSLLSTSFLNIGKTNIVVETGAYLAIYVDGAVAIAADANIAGYIVATGEVRIAQNVTYQGSITSATQIITEGSSTFDALPVPESIPGFCGIYTPETLDHYRLTISDNKGLTCEAKEMTLTACANDACDLLFAEPSSLNLSPDNSGQQSWVTGENINFTGSAVVEFAKRTTGSVTFGYNTADPSAPLRCYIGGNNVGLSGCKVTFSDAGFIFNNDTDGNTTIPTQLSAKPSNTGFNAKALFIQAVKTNTTTGVCEAAFPAGGDVSLDLSYKCSAGASCSDTVSLSNNNNTFAVEQASKSFILNFDSESKAPIVINYPDAGKLSLNVNTNLILDPLTNLSVNLTGSSNEYVVKPFGLAMEVASDGYAADADGSLFRLTGEVFDLKMNAVQWQTGQDTNNDGFPDNYSNITNNIIAKHFITEQPLVEALLKAPTPGIQGTLEAMSTVAFSDTGSLSESISQYNYDQVGIIDLTAGLQDADYFGAGDVKGELYNVGRFAPSQFQVVGVQAAAQCTQYGSNLTYLDQPFELGFTVQVQNQNGELMANYKAGFDKSSVDVNAENNEVGNYVPATNFTSRLVNLGNNNWGDTSDGQWQMSQLNTTLKRLGVGQADGPFAMVSLMATLSNIEGATLIDANDKPNTQTACSGGCNSVRLNALPIEFRFGRLVLGNNAGSDLDPLLIPMQAQYYNGSGFVNNAEDNCSVFDHTQITQISPSSPQLTYKYGTGVSGQLEAGVYPANNGIYAQPNGLGEFTLEYNTYDWLKWDWQGDGTQLDPRTILQFGRFRGNDRVIYWRETRE
- a CDS encoding PulJ/GspJ family protein yields the protein MQRAKYQNAFTLIELLLVMVIIGILAVSAFSFIGAGVSIYSQGVKRQEAVAQARFLITRLSKELRHATPNSLRLSCDNNTSGACSAQQCLEFTPFLSATHYTNYLPTVAPFNVSAVDFELNNLTQPQAGDWATIYPLSSADIYDENNNKRLQVSAFNSSASEIDEWQFSKAFTQESPSKRLYLLSEPVSFCVEGQYLYRYTNYGFTVNQLDAVSLQISSGVKRDLLGIYIANNLASDLFFTLDALSLQRNAVLNVNAQMQFNDTEVMNFNHEVHIPNVP
- a CDS encoding Maf family protein → MTTAVYLASASPRRKELLSQLGVEFTQFSVDADESPLPNEQPRALVERLARLKAQSGVELGYTDRPVLGSDTVVVIDNESLGKPRDKNDFIHTLKRLSGNTHQVLTAVAFATQNDVLSCVVSTDVTFKTLTDEEINTYWDSDEPQDKAGGYGIQGLGGRFVTHIAGSYFSVVGLPLYETEQLLKTFLRR
- a CDS encoding rod shape-determining protein; protein product: MFKKLRGIFSNDLSIDLGTANTLIYVKDEGIVLNEPSVVAIRQERAGGPKSVASVGTEAKLMLGRTPGNIKAIRPMKDGVIADFFVTEKMLQHFIKQVHNNNFMRPSPRVLICVPCGATQVEKRAIRESAMGAGAREVYLIEEPMAAAIGAGLPVSEATGSMVVDIGGGTTEVAIISLNGVVYSSSVRIGGDKFDEAIINYVRRNFGSLIGEATAENIKHQIGSAFKTDEPIEIEVRGRNLAEGVPRSFTLNSHEILEALQEPLMGIVSAVMVALEQSPPELASDISAHGMVLTGGGALLKDLDRLLMEETGIPVVVADDPLTCVARGGGKALEMIDVHGGDVFSYD
- the mreC gene encoding rod shape-determining protein MreC, with protein sequence MKLMFGRTVSLQLRLFVAVLLSIVLIVGDRYTQGGTVVRTSLNTLVSPLIYVANLPYELFSLSAKSLHTREQLLTENEALKKKQMLQSEQLQQYQFLARENQKLRALLGSSAKQSNRKIIAQVLSVHSNPYSHQVVINRGTTDGLSESQAVIDEMGVVGQLTKVGSTTSRVLLMTDTTHATPVRILRNDVRTVVEGIGKINVVKLSHVPHSLDVRIGDVLVTSGLGGTFPEGYPVAVVTEINRDEGRPFAQVFAEPIAQLDRIRLLVILWRNQQEQISDD
- the mreD gene encoding rod shape-determining protein MreD, whose translation is MINRYSLLIALSIFFALIMALMPLPFSFEPFRPDWVLLVLMYWSLAVPHRLNIGTAWVVGLLIDLASGSPLGVNSLTFSICIFVTASNFQKIRNFSLWQQSLLIGLFLTLYHLMQFWLNHFLLGVYFNPQYLWPVATGMVSWFWVFLLLRKYRRHFRIR
- a CDS encoding SUMF1/EgtB/PvdO family nonheme iron enzyme, translating into MRITPLSLLISASLLASSAFAQDTATVTGIDSEISVKQTEYDNSTRILEKHLKEESQLQNQLELLRSRSTELDKEKNQALDAMNEMYRRLIDDPTINISAAQSRYQKAVIDHKQNKDDISMQLAAIASHRKDIEQIRVAKHTLLNTLESLKEQLTTARVERLRNEFTREGTLEVNHTINCKRTETLAACEQRGQQMGLQKATKRFVDQIFANLTEERIVEPKRNLAGAQVQILSSHVVNSAFSGQGNYNVNLSVTMRGEVNSSRLCSLLSIDNRYCSEYGTPLTAAYQPAYNNTFTDSQLTFSNSADNSNTVSVSRLNEQPVRDYSVKPASVKKDYPSILNKKKDQSVELTLRSNVYDDEVFIDGVSFGSTRLITRLPPGIHNIEIRKLGYKPYQARVDLNKAQTINANLVKKPKSIAAPTYTREQPEVTTRQVSENVNVLNANVETPVVVIPAGKFKMGDINGNGLANERPVIEKVIANSFAMQSKEVTVGAYEKFVANTGYKTQAEKNKGCAYYLNGEPVWEANLNWRNPGFEQGSDFPAVCLTYNDAKAYAEWLSGQTGQQFRLPNEVEWEYAARAGTETEYPWGNEIGKNLANCGWCGSEWSNRRASPVGSFSPNAFGLYDTVGNVWEWTDKESGESDVAVRGGAWNFAPSLARASTRLILAPDFRSNYIGFRLVRER